A genomic region of Lysinibacillus sp. 2017 contains the following coding sequences:
- a CDS encoding LrgB family protein, with amino-acid sequence MHLLQILFIIISTVVLFVVMNKLYLKVGNPFLLPILTVTIITAVILVVFHIPYETYMEGGQWISKMLGPAVVALAFPLYNQRHLIFKYKYSILISVVVAMVAGLISVIVLLILFGASNTFLLTALPKSLTTPVAMQVSDSVNGIAPLTAVLVMVAGFTGALLGPTIFKLFKIDTAISRGVAMGSASHGVGLTRLKEYSEKDLSMGSLSMGLSAVIGAFIIPFVAMLFL; translated from the coding sequence ATGCATCTACTGCAAATTCTCTTCATCATCATTAGTACGGTTGTATTATTTGTTGTAATGAATAAATTGTATTTAAAAGTTGGAAATCCATTTTTACTGCCAATTTTAACAGTAACGATCATTACGGCTGTTATTTTAGTTGTATTTCATATTCCGTATGAGACATATATGGAAGGTGGACAATGGATTTCTAAAATGCTTGGACCGGCTGTTGTTGCGCTTGCCTTTCCTTTATATAACCAACGTCATCTTATTTTTAAATATAAATATTCAATATTAATCAGTGTTGTTGTCGCTATGGTGGCTGGTTTAATTAGTGTGATTGTGTTATTAATTCTTTTTGGTGCAAGTAATACATTTTTACTAACAGCGTTGCCGAAATCATTAACGACGCCTGTAGCTATGCAAGTAAGTGATTCGGTTAATGGAATTGCGCCGTTAACAGCGGTCCTTGTTATGGTAGCGGGATTTACAGGAGCACTACTGGGTCCAACTATATTTAAACTATTTAAAATAGATACGGCCATTAGTCGTGGCGTTGCTATGGGGAGTGCCTCACATGGAGTTGGGCTGACAAGACTAAAAGAATATAGTGAAAAAGATTTATCAATGGGGTCACTTTCAATGGGGTTAAGCGCAGTAATAGGTGCATTTATCATTCCATTTGTGGCAATGTTATTTTTATAA
- a CDS encoding aminotransferase class I/II-fold pyridoxal phosphate-dependent enzyme, translating into MSQLETPLFDALLKHRNRHPIQFHIPGHKKGQGMDPAYREFVGDNVLSIDLINIAPLDDLHAPKGVIKEAQDLAAKAFGADHTFFSVQGTSGAIMTMILTVVGPGDKIIVPRNVHKSIMSAIVFAGAIPIFVHPEVDRELGISHGISPESVERALAKYPDAKAVLVINPTYFGFAADLKRIVDIVHGHNIPVIVDEAHGVHIKFHEDLPISAMQAGADMAATSIHKLGGSMTGSSVLNVKEGLVSAKRVQAVFSMLTTTSTSYPMLASLDTARRQLAVHGEDLLDEAIRLARDARKRISAIPHLHCVGREKLGSSATYDMDPLKLLISVKDLGITGHVAEEWLRHNANLEVELSDLYNILCLVTIADTKKEINLLVNVLKRMSKAFDSEATVTETNVNIPEIPALAMTPRDAFYAQTESMPLRDAEGYICAEFIMVYPPGIPIFIPGEIITQSNIDFIKMNIEAGLPVQGPEDDTLQNIRVIKERKAIY; encoded by the coding sequence TTGTCACAATTAGAGACTCCTTTGTTTGATGCATTACTCAAGCATCGTAACAGACATCCTATTCAGTTCCATATTCCAGGTCATAAGAAAGGACAAGGAATGGATCCAGCTTACCGTGAATTCGTAGGCGACAACGTTTTATCAATAGATTTAATTAATATTGCTCCACTAGATGATTTACATGCTCCTAAAGGCGTTATAAAAGAAGCGCAAGATCTTGCGGCCAAAGCCTTTGGTGCTGACCATACATTTTTTTCCGTACAGGGTACTAGTGGCGCCATAATGACGATGATTCTGACCGTCGTCGGTCCAGGCGATAAAATCATAGTACCGCGGAATGTACATAAATCCATCATGTCCGCTATCGTATTTGCTGGTGCAATTCCTATTTTTGTTCATCCTGAAGTAGATCGAGAACTTGGCATTTCCCATGGGATTTCACCTGAATCAGTGGAACGTGCTTTAGCAAAATATCCAGATGCAAAAGCTGTACTTGTTATTAATCCAACGTATTTTGGCTTTGCTGCAGATTTAAAACGCATTGTTGATATCGTTCACGGCCATAATATTCCGGTGATTGTCGATGAAGCTCATGGTGTTCATATTAAATTCCATGAGGACTTACCGATTTCTGCAATGCAAGCTGGGGCAGATATGGCTGCTACAAGTATTCATAAACTAGGTGGTTCAATGACGGGTAGCTCTGTTTTGAATGTAAAGGAAGGACTTGTATCTGCAAAGCGTGTGCAGGCTGTATTTTCGATGTTAACAACAACATCTACTTCATATCCAATGTTAGCCTCTCTAGATACGGCACGTCGTCAGCTTGCGGTCCACGGGGAGGATTTACTCGATGAGGCGATTCGTCTTGCCAGAGATGCTCGTAAACGCATCTCAGCGATTCCGCACTTACATTGTGTTGGGCGTGAAAAACTAGGCTCTTCTGCAACCTATGACATGGATCCTTTAAAACTATTAATTAGCGTGAAGGATCTCGGCATTACAGGGCATGTCGCAGAAGAATGGCTTCGTCACAATGCGAATCTAGAAGTAGAATTGTCCGATTTATACAATATTTTATGTTTAGTGACGATTGCCGATACAAAAAAAGAAATCAACTTATTGGTAAACGTACTAAAACGTATGTCAAAAGCATTTGATTCTGAAGCGACCGTAACGGAGACGAATGTTAATATACCTGAAATCCCAGCATTAGCAATGACGCCTCGGGATGCGTTTTATGCTCAAACCGAAAGCATGCCATTACGAGACGCTGAAGGCTATATTTGTGCTGAATTCATAATGGTTTATCCGCCAGGAATTCCAATTTTTATTCCCGGGGAAATAATTACGCAAAGCAATATCGATTTCATTAAAATGAATATCGAAGCAGGTCTTCCTGTACAAGGCCCTGAAGATGATACATTACAAAATATTCGTGTCATTAAAGAACGCAAAGCAATTTATTAA
- a CDS encoding UPF0223 family protein, whose amino-acid sequence MEYSYPLSTDWTTQEMVDVVHFFEVIELAYEKGAKRELVMERYKRFKEVVPSQAEEKTICREFEQASSYVAFRVVKLAKELADGQIVRMK is encoded by the coding sequence ATGGAATACTCATATCCGTTATCTACAGATTGGACAACACAAGAAATGGTGGATGTCGTTCACTTTTTCGAAGTGATTGAATTAGCATATGAAAAAGGCGCAAAACGAGAACTTGTAATGGAACGTTATAAACGTTTTAAAGAAGTTGTCCCATCACAAGCTGAGGAAAAAACGATTTGCCGTGAATTTGAACAGGCAAGCAGCTATGTAGCATTCCGAGTTGTTAAATTAGCCAAGGAATTAGCGGACGGTCAAATCGTTCGAATGAAATAA